A window of SAR324 cluster bacterium genomic DNA:
CTATGAGCGAAACCTTGAAACGTACACGACCCCGCCAGAAGTGCGTGCTAGGCATATCCTGCTTCGCTCGCCTAGTGATGCTGATGATACAGCCAAAGCCGAACGGCGCCAACAACTGCAGGAGGTACGTGAACGTATTGTGGCTGGAGCAGACTTCGCAGAAGAGGCTAAAGTGGTCTCTCAAGACATGACCAAGGAGAAAGGGGGAGACCTTGGTTGGTTCAAGCCAGGCGAGATGGTCCCAGCATTCGAAAGTGCTGCCTTTGGGCTACAACCAGGTGAAATGAGTGATATTGTTGAATCCCCCTTTGGTCTTCATTTGATCAAAGTGGAAGAACTTCGTGAAGGAGGTCAGCAGCCGATTGAAAAAGTTCGTGAGGAAATTGTGGCAATCTTGGTAGAGGAAATGGCTCAGCGGGAGTTGGAAGAAGCCAGAGATACCTTTCGAGCAACTTTTAATGAAAAATCAATTAGTGACTGGGCTTCTCAGTATGGGAAAACTGCTCAGGAGAGTGAATGGTTGGATAGCAGCAGCACACCAGACGATCTAGGATCCGTTCAAGGATTGGCTCAACAGGCCAGTGAGTTGCAGCCAAAAGATCACGAGGTGTGGACTCGTAATCCTCTCCAAGGCTACGTGTTTTACCAGATTCAGGAGAAGCAGGATTCACAAGCTCGACCTTTTGAGGAAGTCCGTGAGATAGCAACCACTCAAGTTCAAGAGAAGCTCGCTCGTGAATTGGCTCAGCAAAAAGGAACAGGTTGGTTGACAGAATTGCAGAGTGAGCCAACCGCACTGGAGCCGATTGCTGAAGAACTCGAGTTAGAAGTTGCTACGATTGTCTTCAATGCTTCAACACGATTCCTTCCAGAAATTGGAGACAACCCAGAGTTCCGGAAATTAAGCCTGAAACTGGATGATTCCAACCCAGCTGCTGTTAGTGTTTATGAAGGTCGCACAGACCTGATCGTCTTCAATCGACGATTCGTGGATGTAGAGGATCCAGACACAGCTCGCGAAAGAATCCGGACAAATCTGCGTCTGGAATTGCAGCGAGCTATTGAGACCAAGCAGATTGAAGCATTGCGCTCAACTGCGATGATTGAGGTGGTTGACCCTGTGTTTCGGACAACCGAACCCTAATGTGGAAGCTACTCACCTGTAGCCTGGGGTGTATGCTTTGGGGAGTTTCTTCAGTCTGGAGTCAAAGTTCCTCGCTATCAGATTTATTTGAAAGCTCTCCAACGACAGATTTGCCAAAGCTGGAAACCCAAGTGGTTTTGGTGCCTGAAATTATAGCTCCTGGTGCAGAAACGGAGCTTCAGGTTCAGGTTTTCATTCCAGCAGGTTGGCATATCTATTCGATCAAACCGGCTGGTGAATTTGGACCAGAACCCACCACGTTGACTATCCTCTCTGGTCACGCAATTGTCACTCCCCTTCAGGAAAGCTCTCCAATTCGTTTTTACGATGAAGCTTTTGCCCAGGAGTTATCTGTTCATCAGTATGGACTGGAACTCCGCCTACGCATCCGCATTGCTGCCAACCATCCGTCTGGTTATGATGAATTACGTGCACAGCTTGCTTACCAAGTCTGTGACAATCGGATCTGTGCACCACTCCAGACGGAGTTCTTGGCTGCATCCCTGACCATCGAATAGCAAGGAGATTCTCTGTAATGAAAACCGGTGTCCTGCTGATCAATCTAGGTACTCCGGATGCCCCAGAATCCGGAGCAGTCCGTCGCTATCTCAAGCAGTTCCTGAGTGATGAACGAGTTTTAGACATCAATCCACTGGGACGCTGGTTGCTGCTGAACCTGATCATTCTGCCATTTCGATCTCGACGCTCAGCCAAAGCCTATCGCAAGGTCTGGATGTCAGAAGGCTCTCCACTGCTGGTGTATGGACAGCAGTTGGCCGAAGGAGTCCGACAACACCTCCAAGAATTGGGAACCCCGGTGGTATTGGGAATGCGCTATGGGAACCCCTCAGTTGGTTCTGCGATTGAACTGCTGCGTGAAGAAGGGTGCGATCGGATTCTCGTACTACCGCTGTTTCCACAGTACGCTTCGAGTTCAACTGGTTCGGCGGTGGAGGAAGCCTACCGAGAAGCATCAAGGCATTGGAATACACCTCATCTACAATTGCTAGAGCCTTTCTACGATGATGAGCGATTCATTGAGGCCTTTGCAGCTGTCGGTCGGCCTTATTGGGAAAAGCAACCAGATCATGTGCTTTTCAGCTTCCATGGTCTGCCAGAGCGGCACGTACAGAAAAGTGATGACACAGGTGAATACTGTCTCAAACAGCCCAATTGTTGTGCAACGCTTTGTGATGCGAACCGGATGTGCTATGGCGCACATTGCCATCACACTGCTACTCGCTTAGCAGAGAAGCTCGGTATTCCTCAGGAGAAATACAGCATTAGTTACCAGTCGAGGTTGGGACGTACTCCTTGGCTCAAACCCTACACAGATCAGGCAATCGAAGAAATGCCCAAGCGGGGAATCAAAAGGTTACTGATCTTCTGTCCAGCTTTTGTGGCCGATTGCTTGGAGACACTGGAAGAAATCGGAATGGAAGCAGTGGAAGACTTCAAAGAGGCAGGAGGTGAGGACTTACAACTGGTGCCTTCGCTCAATAGCAGTCCTCAGTGGGTAGATGGAGTGGCGAGCCTGCTACGCGAGAAACTTTGAGCAGGCTATGATTTGAGTCAGAATATTTTTACAGTTGCCTCTGGTACCCAAACTTCCCGATCATCGGAAGAAACCCCATGAATCCAACCAGAAGTGTATTCAACAATGCGTAGCCCCATCAAGGCAGGCAGCGTTCCCACCAATTCATGATCTGGCCCTGGTCCGCTGTAGGCTGTGACCATTGTCTTCAAAACCCCACAGATTAAGAAGCCATTGTCAGTGACGTACTGATTGTGGACCCAAAAGCGATCTCCTTCGAAATCTTCAACCAAATGCCAATCAGCGTTGGTATCAACATGTCGGAACGGAGTATAGCGTGGTGTGGGCCAAGCCATTCCTTTATCACTGGGAGCCAAATAGAGCTGGGCTCTTTCAGAGAGGACACAGCGAGTTTGGGTGGGATACTCGTTGGCCAGAACCGTTACAATACTACTGAAACTCAGAAGGCCAAGGAGAAGGAGTTTTTTCAACATCAGGGATTCCTCAAAATGAATGGTTCGCCTGTTGCAGCTTTGAGAAAAGTTAGGCAATGCGATTTAGTTTTTTGGCATGTTGCCGAAAAAATTCAAGATACGTGCTTTTTTTCCTAAAGTTTGGCAATCGGGAACCGATAACAGTAGCAACAAGTTAATTGGTGGGAGTTAACCCCGTCTCTCTATGGAGACGAATTGAAATCTCCCTTCTTTTCTTCCCTTGCTTCCTCAGGAGTTCCTATGCTGATCAGCAACCTTGTTTTT
This region includes:
- a CDS encoding SurA N-terminal domain-containing protein; this encodes MTVIISLLPQLSLLYFSVIMIQDLRKYTDSFLFKLLLGFISVTFVISFGMGSFFGDRKEVVARVDESEILQRDFQRMYGQQLESLRQRLGENADQIAQQVNLRQQVFQQLIDRQLLLNMAESLNLRATDLEVQEYIRQQPYFQKNGQFDFETYETLLSQNRLPTEDYEESIRLDLLLQKKQQLLTAGIIISERDVEQRFQLQNEKLEVRTLQLLPQVFLDEVSVSEEQAQQYYQENPDEFQTLPRYRLAYFTLGINDLTKVEDVRERAVRRYYERNLETYTTPPEVRARHILLRSPSDADDTAKAERRQQLQEVRERIVAGADFAEEAKVVSQDMTKEKGGDLGWFKPGEMVPAFESAAFGLQPGEMSDIVESPFGLHLIKVEELREGGQQPIEKVREEIVAILVEEMAQRELEEARDTFRATFNEKSISDWASQYGKTAQESEWLDSSSTPDDLGSVQGLAQQASELQPKDHEVWTRNPLQGYVFYQIQEKQDSQARPFEEVREIATTQVQEKLARELAQQKGTGWLTELQSEPTALEPIAEELELEVATIVFNASTRFLPEIGDNPEFRKLSLKLDDSNPAAVSVYEGRTDLIVFNRRFVDVEDPDTARERIRTNLRLELQRAIETKQIEALRSTAMIEVVDPVFRTTEP
- a CDS encoding protein-disulfide reductase DsbD family protein, which translates into the protein MPEIIAPGAETELQVQVFIPAGWHIYSIKPAGEFGPEPTTLTILSGHAIVTPLQESSPIRFYDEAFAQELSVHQYGLELRLRIRIAANHPSGYDELRAQLAYQVCDNRICAPLQTEFLAASLTIE
- the hemH gene encoding ferrochelatase, with the protein product MKTGVLLINLGTPDAPESGAVRRYLKQFLSDERVLDINPLGRWLLLNLIILPFRSRRSAKAYRKVWMSEGSPLLVYGQQLAEGVRQHLQELGTPVVLGMRYGNPSVGSAIELLREEGCDRILVLPLFPQYASSSTGSAVEEAYREASRHWNTPHLQLLEPFYDDERFIEAFAAVGRPYWEKQPDHVLFSFHGLPERHVQKSDDTGEYCLKQPNCCATLCDANRMCYGAHCHHTATRLAEKLGIPQEKYSISYQSRLGRTPWLKPYTDQAIEEMPKRGIKRLLIFCPAFVADCLETLEEIGMEAVEDFKEAGGEDLQLVPSLNSSPQWVDGVASLLREKL